Proteins from a genomic interval of Rhodothermus marinus:
- a CDS encoding tetratricopeptide repeat protein encodes MNYRHTIFYVLLSGVMLVVGACSSRQTERRPVDPRVRSLLLQAEQALQHYDFARALALADSAAHYDPDEPAIYFLQGRLYAEMAQFNRAEAAYQEVLQRDPNFRGIWHNLANLKARQHRFREAIALYQKELQRYPGAPTWQAMARAYRELGVVDSAAYAYRQALQLDSTYVPAYIGMTQLLDDEGRFAEALTYAQRAQALDPDNPETNYLLGELLMKNGRFAEALPYLQRVVAAWPWHAGAHYSLGQALLRVGRREEGEAALQRYEQLRELNAQVQMLEEAVRTTPDNPYAFAALGAALRRSGRYEEALRAYTIALFLSPDNPEILNNLAALYFVQGDTLAAMQTYRRALQADSTFIDAWLNLGVLHALRGERAAAAHAWRQVLRYDPQHEAARRYLARLQQ; translated from the coding sequence ATGAACTACCGACACACAATTTTTTACGTCCTGCTGAGCGGAGTAATGCTGGTGGTCGGTGCCTGCAGCAGCCGCCAGACCGAGCGGCGTCCGGTCGATCCGCGCGTCCGGTCGTTGCTCCTGCAGGCCGAACAGGCGCTGCAGCATTACGACTTTGCCCGGGCGCTGGCGCTGGCCGACAGTGCCGCCCACTACGACCCTGATGAACCGGCCATCTATTTTCTGCAGGGGCGCCTCTATGCCGAAATGGCCCAGTTCAACCGGGCCGAAGCCGCCTACCAGGAGGTGCTGCAACGCGACCCGAATTTCCGGGGCATCTGGCACAACCTGGCCAACCTGAAAGCCCGGCAGCATCGTTTTCGGGAGGCCATTGCGCTCTATCAGAAGGAGTTGCAGCGTTATCCCGGAGCACCTACGTGGCAGGCCATGGCCCGGGCCTACCGCGAGCTGGGTGTGGTCGACAGCGCCGCCTACGCCTACCGGCAGGCCTTGCAGCTCGACAGCACCTACGTGCCGGCCTACATCGGCATGACGCAACTCCTTGACGATGAAGGACGCTTTGCCGAGGCGTTGACCTATGCGCAGCGAGCGCAGGCCCTGGATCCGGACAATCCGGAAACGAACTACCTGCTGGGCGAGCTGCTGATGAAAAACGGTCGGTTCGCTGAGGCGCTACCGTATCTGCAGCGTGTGGTGGCGGCCTGGCCCTGGCATGCCGGCGCACACTACAGCCTGGGACAGGCGCTGCTACGCGTGGGGCGCCGGGAGGAAGGCGAGGCTGCGCTGCAGCGTTATGAGCAACTGCGCGAACTGAACGCCCAGGTGCAGATGCTGGAAGAGGCCGTCCGTACCACACCCGACAACCCCTATGCGTTTGCCGCGTTGGGAGCGGCCCTGCGTCGAAGCGGTCGCTACGAGGAGGCGCTGCGGGCCTACACCATTGCGCTATTCCTCTCTCCGGATAATCCCGAGATTCTGAACAACCTGGCGGCGCTTTACTTTGTGCAGGGCGACACGCTGGCGGCCATGCAGACGTACCGCCGGGCGTTGCAGGCCGACTCGACCTTCATCGATGCCTGGCTGAACCTGGGCGTGTTGCATGCGCTGCGTGGAGAACGCGCGGCCGCCGCGCACGCCTGGCGCCAGGTCCTGCGCTACGACCCGCAACATGAGGCGGCCCGTCGCTACCTGGCCCGCCTGCAGCAATAA
- a CDS encoding 3-keto-disaccharide hydrolase, protein MNRMRRLFSVVLPGIVLLAAGCGPSRSEAPAQAQAAAADTSGWIVLFDGTSLEAWRGYRSETIPPCWRIAEDGTLHCTGEGSGDLLTKEQFADFVLELEWKVAPGGNSGIMYRVTEEYDAPWMSGPEYQVLDNAGHPDGNDPKTSAGACYALYPTDPSAVRPAGEWNTTRIVVDSAHVEHWLNGRKVVEYELWSEDWNARVAASKFRVYPNFGRARQGHIALQHHGDPVWYRNIRIRLLNR, encoded by the coding sequence ATGAACCGTATGCGACGTCTTTTTTCAGTGGTTTTGCCGGGCATCGTACTGCTGGCAGCCGGGTGCGGGCCGTCGCGCTCGGAGGCACCGGCGCAGGCGCAGGCGGCCGCGGCCGACACGTCCGGCTGGATCGTGTTGTTTGACGGCACGAGTCTGGAGGCCTGGCGCGGCTACCGAAGCGAGACGATTCCGCCGTGCTGGCGGATTGCCGAAGACGGGACGCTGCACTGCACGGGCGAGGGGAGCGGCGACCTGCTCACGAAGGAGCAGTTTGCCGACTTTGTGCTGGAGCTGGAATGGAAGGTGGCGCCGGGCGGCAACAGCGGGATCATGTACCGGGTGACGGAGGAGTACGATGCGCCGTGGATGAGCGGGCCGGAGTATCAGGTGCTGGACAATGCGGGGCATCCGGACGGCAACGATCCGAAGACGAGCGCCGGCGCCTGCTACGCGCTCTATCCGACGGATCCGTCGGCGGTGCGTCCGGCCGGGGAGTGGAACACGACGCGGATTGTGGTGGACAGCGCGCACGTCGAGCACTGGCTCAACGGCCGCAAGGTGGTCGAATACGAACTCTGGAGCGAGGACTGGAACGCTCGTGTGGCGGCCAGCAAATTCCGGGTCTATCCGAACTTCGGCAGGGCGCGGCAGGGCCACATTGCCCTGCAGCATCATGGCGATCCGGTCTGGTATCGCAACATCCGCATTCGTTTGCTGAATCGATAA
- a CDS encoding sugar phosphate isomerase/epimerase family protein, whose amino-acid sequence MNRRDFLERASALLAVGLSWVRTGGTDEAPWFRISLAEWSLHRAIFGGKLDALDFPVVARREFGIEAVEYVNQFFFDRARDRAYLGELKRRAEGEGVRSLLIMCDREGRLGDPDPARRRQAVENHYKWVEAARFLGCHSIRVNAASEGSYEEQQKLAADGLRQLVEFAAEHELDVLVENHGGLSSNGAWLAGVIRMVDHPRCGTLPDFGNWRVDAETWYDPYQGLAELMPFAKGVSAKSYDFDAEGNETRLDYVRLLRIVRDAGYRGYIGIEYEGDRLDEMEGVRATKALLERVRAQLAEAENNQGGQR is encoded by the coding sequence ATGAATCGACGTGATTTTCTGGAGCGGGCTTCGGCGCTGCTGGCGGTCGGTCTGAGCTGGGTGCGGACCGGCGGTACCGACGAGGCGCCGTGGTTTCGGATCTCGCTGGCCGAGTGGTCGCTGCACCGGGCGATCTTCGGCGGGAAGCTCGACGCGCTGGACTTTCCGGTGGTGGCGCGTCGGGAATTCGGGATCGAGGCGGTCGAGTACGTGAACCAGTTCTTTTTCGACCGGGCGCGCGACCGGGCCTACCTTGGCGAGCTGAAGCGGCGGGCCGAGGGCGAGGGCGTGCGCAGCCTGCTGATCATGTGCGACCGGGAGGGACGGCTGGGCGATCCGGACCCGGCCCGGCGGCGGCAGGCCGTAGAGAACCACTACAAGTGGGTGGAAGCGGCGCGCTTTCTGGGCTGTCATTCGATTCGGGTCAACGCGGCCAGCGAGGGGAGCTACGAGGAGCAGCAGAAGCTGGCGGCCGACGGGCTGCGGCAACTGGTGGAGTTTGCCGCCGAGCACGAGCTGGACGTGCTGGTGGAGAACCACGGCGGGTTGTCGAGCAACGGGGCCTGGCTGGCGGGCGTGATCCGGATGGTGGATCACCCGCGCTGCGGGACGCTTCCGGACTTCGGCAACTGGCGCGTGGACGCGGAGACCTGGTACGATCCCTACCAGGGACTGGCCGAGCTGATGCCCTTCGCGAAAGGCGTGAGCGCCAAGTCGTACGACTTCGATGCCGAGGGGAACGAGACGCGCTTGGACTACGTGCGCCTGCTGCGCATCGTGCGGGACGCCGGCTACCGGGGCTATATCGGAATCGAGTACGAAGGGGATCGGCTGGACGAGATGGAAGGCGTTCGGGCCACGAAGGCGCTGCTGGAACGGGTACGGGCACAACTGGCCGAAGCAGAGAACAACCAGGGAGGACAGCGATGA
- a CDS encoding MFS transporter — translation MKRFLGARLSAMMFLEFFIWGAWYTSVAVYMAAEGMGTLTHWPYTVNPIAAIAAPFFLGLIADRYFATEKVLGVLHLLVVLLLVPQFSGAPVAFILLLLLYNLCYMPTLGLANSLAFHHIQSQEKQFPLIRVFGTIGWIVAGLFVSFVLKAFVAEGRLPEQTPLPLYTAAVASILLGLYSFTLPHTPPPAAGQPVSIRSIVGLDALERLGSKPFYVFLVSSFLICIPLAAYYNFTQLFLEATGFQNIAGTQTLGQMSEVVFMLLMPVFFARLGVKWMLLVGMGAWVLRYVLFALAAPSTIFWMIILGILLHGICYDFFFVTGQIYVDKKSTPEIRGQAQGMLVLVTYGLGMLIGAQVAGNLYNSFLNGAEALSLEAWQQFWFIPAAFAAVVMVLFGLLFNDRVERAPATAAGASAVVEK, via the coding sequence ATGAAGCGGTTTCTCGGTGCGCGACTCAGCGCGATGATGTTTCTGGAGTTTTTTATCTGGGGCGCCTGGTACACGTCGGTGGCCGTCTACATGGCGGCCGAGGGCATGGGCACGCTCACGCACTGGCCCTACACGGTCAACCCGATCGCGGCCATCGCCGCCCCGTTTTTCCTGGGCCTGATAGCCGACCGCTACTTTGCCACGGAAAAAGTGCTGGGCGTGTTGCATCTGCTGGTGGTCTTGCTGCTGGTGCCGCAGTTCAGCGGGGCGCCTGTCGCGTTCATTCTGCTGCTGTTGCTCTACAACCTGTGCTACATGCCCACGCTGGGACTGGCCAATTCGCTGGCGTTTCACCACATCCAGAGCCAGGAGAAGCAGTTTCCGTTGATCCGTGTGTTCGGAACGATCGGCTGGATCGTGGCCGGACTGTTCGTGAGCTTCGTGCTGAAGGCATTTGTAGCTGAGGGACGGCTGCCCGAGCAGACGCCGCTGCCGCTTTACACGGCGGCCGTGGCGAGCATTCTGCTGGGGCTCTACAGCTTCACGCTTCCGCACACGCCCCCGCCGGCCGCAGGGCAACCCGTCTCGATTCGGAGCATCGTGGGCCTGGATGCGCTTGAGCGGCTGGGGAGCAAGCCGTTCTATGTGTTTCTGGTCAGTTCGTTTTTGATCTGCATTCCGCTGGCGGCCTACTACAACTTCACGCAGCTTTTCCTGGAGGCGACGGGCTTTCAGAACATTGCGGGTACGCAGACGCTCGGGCAGATGTCCGAGGTGGTCTTCATGCTGCTGATGCCGGTGTTCTTTGCACGACTGGGTGTCAAGTGGATGCTGCTGGTGGGAATGGGCGCCTGGGTGCTGCGTTACGTGCTGTTTGCGCTGGCCGCGCCGAGCACGATCTTCTGGATGATCATCCTCGGCATTCTGCTGCACGGCATCTGCTACGACTTCTTCTTCGTGACGGGTCAGATTTACGTGGATAAGAAATCGACGCCGGAGATCCGGGGCCAGGCGCAGGGTATGCTCGTGCTGGTGACCTACGGGCTGGGCATGCTCATCGGCGCCCAGGTGGCGGGCAACCTCTACAACAGCTTCCTGAACGGTGCCGAGGCGCTTTCGCTGGAGGCCTGGCAGCAGTTCTGGTTCATTCCGGCGGCCTTTGCGGCGGTGGTGATGGTGCTCTTTGGGCTGCTGTTCAACGACCGGGTGGAGCGGGCGCCGGCCACGGCGGCAGGCGCTTCGGCTGTGGTCGAAAAATGA
- a CDS encoding PorV/PorQ family protein, with protein sequence MKMHLPRWQWGLLLLLLWLAPRADAQQIGESGFQQVKLEKRAQTGLKFLSMSLDPRLAAMGSAATAQSLNTSLALLYNPATMAQMTDRFHLALMQAQWIADIRYNGGTLAFSPSGGIYGVFGVSVVAVDYGEFLGTIRADNESGYEDIGTYSPTALAVGFGYARALSDRFAVGGQVKYVRQDLGTFPVAFGDGGDLISKDYNKSTVAFDFGVIYHTGFRSLTFAASARNFSRELKYEQENFEPPLTFRIGVAMNLLDLTNQDPNMHKLLVAIDAERPRDFDERLHIGAEYVLMNTLALRAGYIYPSDVEGASLGVGIQQRFGSVGFMFNYAYTAFDTFDNVNRLGIQLSF encoded by the coding sequence ATGAAGATGCATCTACCACGCTGGCAATGGGGCCTGCTACTGCTGCTGCTCTGGCTGGCGCCCCGTGCCGATGCGCAGCAGATCGGAGAAAGCGGATTCCAGCAGGTAAAGCTTGAAAAGCGGGCCCAGACGGGGCTGAAGTTTCTGAGCATGTCGCTCGATCCCCGTCTGGCGGCTATGGGATCGGCGGCTACGGCGCAGAGCCTGAACACGTCGCTGGCCCTGCTTTACAATCCGGCCACGATGGCCCAGATGACCGACCGCTTTCATCTGGCGCTGATGCAGGCCCAGTGGATCGCCGACATTCGTTACAACGGCGGGACGCTGGCCTTCAGTCCGAGCGGTGGGATCTACGGGGTCTTCGGTGTCTCGGTGGTAGCCGTCGACTATGGCGAATTCCTCGGCACGATCCGAGCCGACAACGAGAGCGGCTACGAGGACATCGGCACCTACAGCCCCACCGCGCTGGCCGTGGGCTTCGGGTATGCCCGGGCGTTGAGCGACCGCTTCGCCGTGGGGGGGCAGGTGAAATACGTCCGTCAGGATCTGGGCACCTTCCCGGTCGCCTTCGGCGATGGCGGCGACCTGATCAGCAAAGATTACAACAAAAGCACGGTCGCTTTCGACTTCGGCGTGATCTACCACACGGGCTTTCGGAGCCTGACGTTTGCCGCCAGCGCCCGCAATTTTTCGCGGGAGTTGAAGTACGAGCAGGAAAACTTCGAGCCCCCGCTGACCTTCCGAATCGGGGTGGCCATGAACCTGCTCGACCTGACCAACCAGGATCCCAACATGCACAAACTGCTGGTGGCCATCGATGCCGAGCGCCCGCGTGACTTCGACGAGCGGTTGCACATCGGCGCCGAATATGTGTTGATGAACACGCTGGCGCTTCGGGCCGGTTACATCTATCCGTCCGACGTGGAAGGCGCCAGCCTGGGCGTGGGGATCCAGCAGCGCTTCGGCTCGGTGGGCTTCATGTTCAACTATGCCTACACGGCGTTTGACACCTTTGACAACGTAAATCGTCTGGGCATTCAACTTTCGTTCTGA
- a CDS encoding CRTAC1 family protein, which yields MVGRRTVLRWLLIGGLLAGCGAQAPEMPEQSTVEAEGPVFEDVTAEVGLSDFRHETGAFGQKWMPESLGGGGGFADLDGDGWVDIVLVTGAHWPGHGPALPALTVYRNRGDGTFEPWTTQAGLDRYTAYGMGIAAADYDNDGDTDLFLTALGPNLLFQNDGQGRFREVSREAGLSGDTSWSTAAIFFDADRDGWLDLFYGNYVDWTPETDLFCTSDGFHKDYCTPRQYNGVSGRFFHNNGDGTFTDMTEAAGFAGMPGKTLGVAELDFNRDGWPDLVVANDTQRDLLFVNNGDGTFTERGMVAGIAFDANGRARAGMGIDVGFFGPDATPVIAIGNFSSEMAGFYQYMGNGVFVDRAPQVGMGSPTLLTLTFGLFFFDPDLDGDLDLLLCNGHIMADIASVQDGVTFRQRPQLFLNEGAGRFREYPPVGVWAKPLLGRGAAYADYDRDGDVDVLLIENGGPVHLWRNRTDPGRPGAPHFVQLALRGVQSNRDALGTQLIFYAGGRRLERRVHGGSSYLSQLEYIVTVGLGPHTQVDSLVVWWPSGLQQRFEQLAADHRWLLIEGQPPQPYRPAIP from the coding sequence ATGGTGGGCAGGCGGACGGTTCTCAGGTGGCTGCTGATCGGCGGGTTGCTTGCAGGTTGTGGCGCGCAGGCTCCGGAAATGCCGGAGCAATCGACCGTCGAAGCAGAGGGGCCTGTATTTGAAGACGTAACGGCAGAAGTCGGTCTGAGCGACTTCAGGCACGAGACCGGCGCTTTCGGACAGAAATGGATGCCGGAAAGTCTGGGGGGTGGTGGCGGATTTGCCGATCTCGACGGCGATGGCTGGGTGGACATCGTTCTGGTTACCGGTGCGCACTGGCCCGGGCACGGACCCGCACTCCCGGCACTGACCGTCTACCGCAACCGGGGCGATGGCACCTTTGAGCCCTGGACGACCCAGGCCGGTCTGGATCGGTATACCGCCTACGGCATGGGAATCGCCGCGGCCGACTACGACAACGACGGCGATACGGATCTTTTCCTGACAGCTCTGGGGCCCAACCTGCTTTTTCAGAATGACGGACAGGGACGATTCAGAGAAGTCAGTCGTGAGGCCGGTCTGAGCGGCGATACCAGTTGGAGCACGGCGGCCATCTTCTTCGACGCCGACCGCGATGGCTGGCTGGATCTGTTTTACGGCAATTATGTGGACTGGACGCCTGAAACCGACCTTTTCTGCACCTCCGACGGCTTCCACAAAGACTACTGCACACCTCGCCAGTACAACGGCGTGTCAGGACGCTTCTTTCACAACAACGGCGATGGTACCTTTACCGATATGACCGAAGCCGCCGGTTTTGCCGGAATGCCCGGTAAGACGCTGGGCGTAGCCGAACTGGATTTCAACCGGGACGGATGGCCCGATCTGGTTGTGGCTAACGATACGCAGCGCGACCTGCTCTTTGTCAACAACGGCGACGGCACGTTCACCGAGCGCGGGATGGTGGCCGGGATCGCCTTCGACGCAAACGGCCGCGCCCGGGCGGGCATGGGAATCGACGTGGGCTTTTTCGGACCAGATGCCACTCCGGTGATCGCCATCGGTAACTTTTCCAGCGAAATGGCCGGATTCTACCAGTACATGGGAAACGGCGTGTTCGTCGATCGCGCCCCGCAGGTCGGGATGGGTTCGCCTACGTTGCTGACGCTGACGTTCGGGTTGTTTTTCTTCGATCCGGACCTGGACGGCGATCTGGACCTGCTGCTCTGCAACGGGCACATCATGGCAGACATCGCCAGCGTACAGGATGGCGTCACCTTCCGACAGCGTCCGCAGCTTTTCCTGAACGAAGGGGCAGGGCGCTTCCGGGAGTACCCGCCGGTCGGTGTCTGGGCAAAGCCGCTGCTGGGGCGAGGGGCGGCCTATGCCGACTATGACCGGGACGGCGATGTGGATGTGCTGCTCATCGAAAACGGCGGGCCCGTGCATCTCTGGCGCAACCGGACCGATCCGGGGCGGCCGGGCGCCCCGCACTTTGTCCAACTGGCACTTCGGGGCGTGCAGAGCAATCGGGACGCCCTGGGCACGCAACTGATTTTCTATGCAGGTGGTCGTCGCCTGGAGCGGCGTGTGCACGGCGGCAGCAGCTACCTTTCGCAACTGGAGTACATCGTAACGGTGGGGCTGGGGCCGCATACGCAGGTCGATTCCCTGGTGGTATGGTGGCCGAGCGGTCTGCAGCAGCGCTTCGAGCAACTGGCCGCCGACCACCGCTGGCTGTTGATTGAAGGGCAACCTCCTCAACCCTATCGACCGGCTATACCATGA
- a CDS encoding tetratricopeptide repeat protein encodes MWLIFGLLLLTGCRQNSPESVPLPPQAEPFLQQMQQALATQQLTLALAMADSVERYAPGWPDALFVRGLVYMQQRRYDAAATAFRQVLERQPHYPGAWFNLGQNAALARRYREAIGYYRKELKLAEEVSTSAQTLAAVWTQMGNAYEQLTRDDSARAAYEQALRMDSTYAEAHAGLSRLLERAGRYEAALRHAEQAMALAPARLDYRYRVGALLVQLGRFEEAIPLLQTVAQHWPGHDGAAYNLGRALIATGRQEEGQRYLTRADSLQKLTEKLLHARRRTELQPDDPDAWSTYARLLMEAGYLDQAYTALQTALTLAPGNLALLSNLAALQLAMGDTAGALKGLQLLVRADSGFAEGWFNLGVVYAMLGDSEAAREAWRRTLQLNPEHEAARAYLSRLQ; translated from the coding sequence GTGTGGTTGATATTCGGCCTGCTGCTACTGACGGGTTGCCGGCAGAATTCTCCGGAATCGGTGCCGCTACCTCCGCAGGCCGAGCCCTTTCTCCAGCAGATGCAACAGGCGCTGGCGACGCAGCAGCTGACGCTCGCGCTGGCGATGGCCGACAGTGTGGAGCGCTATGCGCCGGGCTGGCCGGACGCGCTGTTCGTTCGTGGCCTGGTCTATATGCAGCAGCGGCGTTACGACGCGGCGGCCACCGCCTTCCGGCAGGTGCTCGAGCGGCAACCCCACTATCCGGGCGCCTGGTTCAATCTGGGGCAGAATGCGGCGCTGGCGCGTCGCTACCGCGAGGCCATTGGCTACTACCGGAAAGAACTGAAACTGGCCGAGGAGGTGTCGACGTCGGCGCAGACGCTGGCTGCCGTGTGGACCCAGATGGGCAACGCCTATGAGCAGCTGACCCGGGACGACAGCGCCCGCGCGGCCTATGAGCAGGCGCTCCGGATGGATTCGACGTACGCCGAGGCTCATGCAGGGCTGAGTCGACTGCTGGAACGTGCCGGCCGGTATGAAGCGGCGCTCCGCCACGCAGAACAGGCAATGGCACTGGCGCCCGCACGGCTGGATTACCGCTATCGGGTGGGAGCACTGCTGGTGCAACTGGGGCGATTTGAAGAGGCGATCCCGCTGCTGCAGACCGTGGCGCAACACTGGCCCGGACACGACGGCGCCGCCTACAACCTGGGACGCGCGTTGATCGCCACCGGCCGTCAGGAAGAAGGACAGCGCTACCTGACACGGGCCGACTCGTTACAAAAGCTGACCGAGAAACTGTTGCATGCCCGCCGACGCACGGAACTGCAACCCGACGATCCGGACGCCTGGTCGACATATGCCCGCCTGCTGATGGAGGCCGGCTATCTGGACCAGGCCTACACGGCCCTGCAGACCGCTCTGACGCTTGCCCCGGGCAACCTGGCACTGCTCAGCAATCTGGCCGCGCTACAACTCGCCATGGGGGATACCGCCGGTGCCCTGAAGGGATTGCAGCTGCTGGTCCGGGCCGACTCGGGCTTTGCCGAGGGCTGGTTCAACCTGGGCGTCGTCTATGCGATGCTCGGCGATAGCGAGGCCGCCCGTGAGGCCTGGCGGCGCACCCTGCAGTTGAATCCGGAGCATGAAGCAGCCCGTGCCTATCTCAGCCGATTGCAATGA